The genomic stretch TCCCCTTGCCAGGATGATTTCGGGTGTGATATATATAAGCCCGCTTAACTAATCACGCGGGTTAACTATGTCCACTGCCAAACAATTCAACACCGCCCTTCGCGAATGGGCCGAAATTTTTATGACCCGTTCTATGCGCGAGTGGGTGCGGTTCATCAAGTCTTCCGGGCTGTCCATGCCCCAGTTCAGCACGCTCATGCGCCTTCACTACCGGGGCGGATGTGGCATCTCCGACATCAGCGCCCACCTGGACGTGACCGCCCCTGCCGCCAGCCAGATGGTGGATCGGCTGGTGCAGATGGGCCTGCTGGAGCGGGGCGAAGACCCTAACGACCGCCGGGCCAAGCAAGTGACCCTCAGCGCCAAAGGCCGCGACCTTGTCGAAAAAGGGATCGAAGCCCGCAACCGCTGGTCGGAAGAACTGGCGACGAAGCTCACCGCCGAGCAACGCGGCGTTGTGATTGATGCGCTAGCTCACCTCACCGAAGCCGCCGGCAAGTTAGAGTTTAAGCAAGAGTAAACGACAAAAGGAGTAACGACTGTGCAAAGTCCAAACCGGCGTGACCGCCGACAACAACGCGGCCCCAACAATAAAGGCCTGCAACGCGCCATTCAATATCTGGGCCGGTACCGGCGGCAAGCCATCCTGCCCTATATTTTTCTGATCGTCGCCACCATCTCGCAATTGGCCGTGCCGCGCCTGGTGCGCAATATTATTGATGCCGTGACCGAAGGGGTGATCGCCAAAGCGGTGCTGGATCGCCTGCCGGACATTCCGTCATTTGTTATGACTCAGGCCGTGCCTCAGATCGTCGAAGCCTTGAAACTCAACCTGCCCTCGACGGCGACTCAGGATGACCTGACGGCCTATCTCACTGCACAGCAGAACAATGCTCCCAACGCGCTGATCACTGCCGGCATTGCTATCGTCATCTTCGCCGCCCTGCGCGGCCTCTTCGCCTTCCTGCAAGCCTTCTGGGCTGAGAAGAACTCGCAGAGCGTGGCGTTCGATCTTCGCAACGACCTGTTCGCCAAAATTCAGCGGCTCTCGTTCTCGTACCACGACCGCAACCAGACCGGCCAACTCATGGTGCGCGCCACCGACGACGTGGAAAAAGTGCGCCTCTTTATTGGACAGGGATTGTTGCAATTGGTCGGCGCGGCTATTTTGCTCACGGCAACGCTCATCATCTTGTTCACCACCAACGTTCAACTTGCGCTGGCGGCTCTGCCCATCCTGCCGGTGGCGCTGGCGCTGTTCATGTTCTTTGGGGCCGTGAGCCAGCCCATGTTTGCCAAAGTGCAGGAAAAACTCTCGGCCCTCAACACCCTCTTGCAGGAAAACCTGGCCGGGATCAAAGTCATCAAAGCCTTCACCCGCGAGACGAGCGAACAGGCCAAATTCAAAACGGCGGCGGGGAACCTGATGAACCAGCAGATCACCC from Chloroflexota bacterium encodes the following:
- a CDS encoding MarR family transcriptional regulator, with translation MSTAKQFNTALREWAEIFMTRSMREWVRFIKSSGLSMPQFSTLMRLHYRGGCGISDISAHLDVTAPAASQMVDRLVQMGLLERGEDPNDRRAKQVTLSAKGRDLVEKGIEARNRWSEELATKLTAEQRGVVIDALAHLTEAAGKLEFKQE